One window of Agrobacterium vitis genomic DNA carries:
- a CDS encoding ABC transporter ATP-binding protein yields the protein MSTLALENVSKNYSIVTAIEPLSLTIDDGELVCLLGPSGSGKSTLLRIIGGFETPSGGKVLIDGVDVARTPPEKRPTAMVFQSHALWQHMTVFENIAFGLTLRGLPKAEIARKVSDALAMVGLADYGKRLPAHLSGGQRQRVAIARCVVLEPKILLMDEPFASLDQHLRDRLREEVRQIQKKLGITTVFVTHGQDEALSVADRIVVMSMGRIEQVGTPREIYSTPNSPFVASFIGDMNSHSIQIDQGRAHLGGVAIDAPIETGEALLTVRPEDIVLLPSDDGQGACVRRIVNYGSFLKIEAQAQDGTVWKVQTPKDAAIKEGVFYTPVVARYTVFRDNKAVHHAGPA from the coding sequence ATGTCCACACTCGCCCTCGAAAACGTCTCGAAAAACTATTCGATCGTCACCGCGATTGAGCCTTTATCGCTCACGATTGATGACGGTGAACTGGTTTGCCTGCTCGGCCCATCGGGGTCGGGAAAATCAACATTGCTGCGCATTATTGGCGGGTTCGAAACACCGTCTGGCGGCAAGGTGCTGATTGATGGTGTGGATGTTGCGCGCACACCGCCGGAAAAACGCCCAACTGCCATGGTCTTCCAAAGCCATGCCCTGTGGCAGCACATGACCGTGTTTGAAAACATTGCCTTTGGCCTGACGCTGCGCGGCCTGCCCAAGGCCGAGATTGCCCGCAAAGTGTCCGATGCCTTAGCCATGGTGGGTTTGGCGGATTATGGCAAGCGCCTCCCGGCGCATCTATCCGGTGGCCAGCGTCAGCGCGTTGCCATTGCCCGCTGCGTGGTGCTGGAGCCGAAAATTTTGCTGATGGATGAGCCTTTTGCCAGCCTTGATCAACATCTGCGCGACCGATTGCGCGAAGAGGTGCGGCAAATCCAGAAGAAACTCGGCATTACCACAGTGTTCGTCACCCATGGTCAGGATGAAGCGCTCTCTGTTGCCGACCGGATTGTGGTGATGAGCATGGGGCGGATTGAACAGGTGGGCACGCCGCGTGAGATTTACTCAACGCCCAATTCGCCCTTCGTTGCCAGCTTCATTGGCGATATGAATTCCCATAGCATTCAGATCGATCAAGGTCGCGCGCATCTGGGTGGCGTTGCTATTGATGCACCGATAGAGACGGGCGAAGCGCTGTTAACTGTGCGGCCTGAAGATATTGTCCTCTTGCCATCAGATGACGGCCAAGGGGCGTGTGTGCGGCGCATTGTCAATTACGGCTCTTTCCTCAAGATTGAGGCGCAAGCGCAGGATGGCACCGTCTGGAAAGTTCAAACACCGAAAGATGCCGCCATCAAAGAAGGGGTGTTCTACACACCTGTGGTGGCCCGCTACACGGTGTTTCGTGATAACAAGGCCGTGCATCATGCAGGGCCTGCATAG
- a CDS encoding ABC transporter permease: protein MFLSSRRHDVFGLIILLFLIVFIVLPVLTVFLWAFAEQWFYPSVLPTKWGFRFWSAVLARPDVWAALWTSVELSLTVTLLSAIICLPAAYAFARMDFPGKSVFMLSFLMANAFPRFALIISIAVLFLSFNLVGTFTGVVIIQLLNTLLLMIWLPTAAFRVVSRDMEEAARDVGANRWQVFRHITLPQAFPTIAAALLMTFVWTFYETEGAWLVGAPRIRTMPLLMMSMINNQLVVQYGAVLSVMLWVPSLAAILMARRVIGGEAFAKGLGG, encoded by the coding sequence ATGTTCCTATCCAGTCGCCGCCACGATGTCTTTGGCTTGATCATTCTGCTGTTTCTGATTGTCTTTATCGTTCTGCCTGTGCTCACGGTTTTTCTCTGGGCCTTTGCCGAACAATGGTTTTATCCCTCCGTTCTGCCCACCAAATGGGGCTTCCGCTTCTGGTCTGCGGTCTTGGCCCGTCCGGATGTCTGGGCGGCCCTTTGGACATCGGTTGAGCTGTCGCTGACCGTGACATTGCTGTCTGCCATCATTTGCCTGCCAGCGGCCTATGCCTTTGCCCGCATGGATTTTCCGGGAAAATCGGTGTTCATGCTGTCGTTTTTGATGGCCAATGCCTTTCCGCGCTTTGCACTGATTATCTCCATCGCGGTGCTGTTTTTATCCTTCAATCTGGTGGGCACCTTTACCGGTGTGGTGATTATCCAGCTGTTGAACACCCTGCTGTTGATGATCTGGCTGCCAACCGCCGCGTTTAGAGTTGTCAGCCGGGATATGGAAGAAGCCGCCCGCGATGTCGGTGCAAACCGCTGGCAGGTGTTTCGCCACATCACATTGCCCCAAGCTTTTCCCACCATTGCCGCCGCCCTGCTGATGACCTTCGTTTGGACCTTCTACGAGACGGAAGGCGCATGGCTGGTGGGTGCGCCGCGCATTCGCACCATGCCGCTGTTGATGATGTCGATGATCAACAACCAGTTGGTGGTGCAATATGGGGCTGTACTGTCGGTCATGCTTTGGGTGCCGTCTTTGGCCGCCATCCTGATGGCGCGCCGGGTGATTGGCGGCGAGGCTTTTGCCAAAGGGCTGGGCGGATGA
- a CDS encoding ABC transporter permease translates to MRAHGLSEGSRWTGLAFVAIPVLSIVIFLFYPAALTMIGTFWREGPDGVHALNFDSYVFFFTDAYSLANLGRTLWTTFVSLALLIVINLPIALYMRFTRGPLASLIQGLALFPMFVPGIIICYALIRYLGPNGWLQSLLSLIGFNHYASPYLTPWGPVIGLLWDGMPLTLLILISGLSGISDASIEAARDVGAGRLRILVRIIIPQIMHSLLIVSALNFLGFFGQALMPFMLGPTSPEMMGPFMLRTFASVRDPLQASTQATITFLICSLAGIAYVRSIARKPQDGE, encoded by the coding sequence ATGCGCGCGCACGGCCTCTCGGAAGGATCGCGCTGGACCGGATTGGCATTTGTGGCCATTCCGGTTCTGTCCATCGTGATTTTTCTGTTCTATCCGGCGGCGCTGACCATGATCGGCACCTTCTGGCGCGAAGGCCCTGATGGTGTGCATGCGCTGAATTTTGACAGCTATGTTTTCTTCTTCACCGATGCCTATAGCCTTGCCAATCTTGGCAGAACGCTTTGGACCACCTTCGTCAGCCTTGCACTGCTGATTGTCATCAATCTGCCGATTGCGCTTTATATGCGCTTTACTCGTGGACCGCTGGCCAGCCTCATTCAGGGCTTGGCGCTGTTTCCCATGTTTGTTCCTGGCATTATCATCTGCTACGCGCTGATCCGCTATCTCGGACCAAATGGCTGGTTGCAAAGCCTGCTGTCCTTGATCGGCTTTAACCATTATGCATCTCCCTATCTGACGCCCTGGGGACCGGTGATCGGCCTGCTCTGGGACGGTATGCCGCTTACTTTGCTGATCCTGATTTCTGGCTTGTCCGGCATTTCGGATGCCTCAATTGAAGCGGCTCGTGATGTGGGGGCGGGGAGGCTGCGGATACTGGTTCGCATCATCATTCCCCAAATCATGCATTCCCTGCTGATCGTGTCCGCGCTGAATTTTCTGGGCTTTTTCGGCCAAGCCCTGATGCCCTTCATGCTGGGGCCAACAAGCCCGGAGATGATGGGACCGTTCATGCTGCGCACATTTGCAAGCGTGCGTGATCCGCTGCAAGCCTCAACGCAGGCGACCATCACCTTTCTGATCTGCTCTCTGGCCGGCATCGCCTATGTCCGCTCGATTGCCCGCAAGCCTCAAGACGGAGAGTGA
- a CDS encoding extracellular solute-binding protein, producing MRMQRREFLKYSATGVGLAVAGARPAFAAPGVLDIFFNSDTNVIDFWTQVIKPGFEAAHSGVTLNLVPGGGGSAMNSLADRAMAAFKAKKDPQVDMLEAVTPFYPTGSLEAGLWVDFSKVGLSNYDKVNPVVVQSPALLPYRGSQVVMMYNSEKVKTVPTTFKELVAWIKANPGQFAYARPDLGDSGACFIERALQEVTGLNPDLFLPENYTPAYAEPMFSKLWPLLKDIQPSLFNGGEYTSGNTASIQMLASGAVSMTVAWSDMALQAMSQGVVPETTSVAQLQDLAFTGGFSGVVVPTVAANKDMVLKLADYLITPDIQNHVVTDLGGFPGIKWEFMSKELQDKFAKVAPKSIPLFPGTWEPALFEGWYRNVASNIKR from the coding sequence ATGCGCATGCAACGACGTGAATTCCTGAAATATTCTGCGACGGGTGTTGGTCTGGCCGTGGCTGGTGCAAGACCCGCCTTTGCGGCCCCCGGCGTTCTCGACATATTCTTTAACAGCGATACCAATGTCATTGATTTCTGGACCCAGGTGATCAAACCGGGTTTTGAAGCGGCCCATTCCGGGGTTACGCTCAATCTTGTTCCCGGCGGCGGCGGGTCGGCGATGAATTCTTTGGCTGATCGCGCCATGGCGGCTTTCAAGGCCAAGAAAGACCCGCAGGTTGATATGCTGGAGGCGGTCACGCCGTTTTATCCCACGGGATCGCTCGAAGCTGGTCTCTGGGTGGATTTTTCCAAGGTGGGCCTGTCCAATTACGACAAGGTCAACCCGGTCGTGGTGCAAAGCCCGGCGCTTTTGCCCTATCGCGGCTCGCAAGTCGTGATGATGTATAACTCTGAGAAGGTCAAAACCGTCCCCACCACATTCAAGGAACTTGTGGCGTGGATCAAGGCAAATCCCGGCCAGTTTGCCTATGCCCGCCCTGATCTTGGCGATTCCGGGGCCTGCTTCATCGAACGCGCGCTTCAGGAAGTCACCGGCCTGAACCCTGATCTCTTCCTGCCGGAAAACTACACCCCGGCCTATGCCGAGCCAATGTTTTCCAAGCTCTGGCCTTTGCTAAAAGACATCCAGCCCTCGCTTTTCAATGGCGGTGAATATACCTCCGGCAACACCGCTTCCATCCAGATGCTGGCCAGCGGTGCAGTTTCCATGACCGTCGCCTGGTCAGACATGGCCTTGCAGGCGATGAGCCAGGGCGTGGTGCCTGAGACAACATCTGTTGCGCAGTTGCAGGATCTGGCATTTACCGGCGGCTTTTCTGGCGTTGTCGTGCCAACGGTGGCGGCCAACAAGGATATGGTGCTCAAGCTTGCCGATTACCTGATCACACCGGATATCCAGAACCACGTTGTGACCGACCTTGGCGGCTTCCCTGGTATCAAGTGGGAGTTCATGTCCAAGGAACTTCAGGATAAATTCGCAAAGGTTGCGCCCAAATCCATCCCGCTGTTCCCCGGCACATGGGAACCTGCTTTGTTCGAAGGCTGGTATCGCAACGTCGCCTCAAACATCAAGCGCTGA